One Streptomyces sp. ML-6 genomic region harbors:
- a CDS encoding glucose 1-dehydrogenase, translating into MNDRTAPAHSTGLLTGKTVMITGASSGIGEAAARLFASEGAAVVLMARREDRLKDLVHEIEASGGRAACSVGDVALVDDVERAVATTVERFGRLDGAFNNAGYAGSTFGRSHELPEEDFDRVMDVNVRGTWNCLRRQIPVMLEAGHGAIVNTASSAGLIATGAPSPYVAAKHAVLGLTKAAAAEYGASGIRVNSLIVGTTRTEMINAAVTVEPALEEAFVARQIQKRMAEPREVAEAALWLLSDRSSFATGSHVAVDGGILAI; encoded by the coding sequence ATGAACGATCGAACAGCCCCAGCACACAGCACCGGTCTGCTGACCGGCAAGACCGTGATGATCACCGGAGCGTCGAGCGGCATAGGCGAGGCCGCGGCGCGGCTCTTCGCCTCCGAAGGCGCGGCCGTCGTCCTCATGGCCCGCCGCGAGGACCGGCTCAAGGACCTCGTCCATGAGATCGAGGCATCCGGTGGGCGGGCGGCGTGCAGCGTCGGCGACGTGGCACTGGTCGACGACGTCGAGCGCGCCGTCGCAACGACCGTCGAACGCTTCGGCCGCCTCGACGGCGCCTTCAACAACGCCGGTTACGCCGGTTCCACCTTCGGCCGGTCGCACGAGCTGCCGGAAGAGGATTTTGACCGCGTCATGGATGTCAACGTACGCGGCACATGGAACTGCCTGCGCCGTCAGATCCCCGTCATGCTGGAAGCCGGTCACGGGGCGATCGTCAACACCGCCAGTTCGGCAGGTCTCATCGCCACCGGCGCACCCTCCCCCTACGTGGCGGCGAAGCACGCAGTCCTGGGCCTGACGAAGGCCGCGGCCGCTGAATACGGGGCGTCGGGCATCCGCGTCAACTCCTTGATCGTGGGCACCACCCGGACGGAAATGATCAATGCGGCGGTGACGGTCGAACCGGCTCTGGAGGAGGCGTTCGTCGCACGCCAGATCCAGAAGCGGATGGCCGAGCCGCGAGAGGTGGCGGAAGCGGCCCTGTGGCTGCTGAGCGACCGCTCCTCGTTCGCCACCGGCAGTCATGTGGCGGTGGACGGCGGCATTCTGGCCATCTGA
- a CDS encoding cytochrome P450 — protein MPDDQPLVLDPTGADHHAEDRALRARGAATPVDILGVTAWSVSDPGLLKHLLTRACVSKDARAHWPAFADTAPTWPLALWVTVDNMFTAYGSDHRRLRRLIAPAFSARRVAALAPVVEDLVTGILDDLDALPAGEVVDLREHLAYPLPIAVIGRMLGLSSTRLNGLRTVVDRVFDTTLSADEAAANTATLYQLLDELIAMKQASPGDDMTSLLIATRDEEGDGSALSHAELRGTLVLMISAGYETTLNLIDQAITSLLTDPAQPAHVRAGRCDWNDVVEETLRHEPAIKHLPMRYALEDIPLPDGRTIRAGEAILASYAAANRHPDWHGHDADLFDATRATKDHLAFGHGVHYCLGAPLARLEVATALRLLFTRFPDARLAVPATELRPLPTLISNGHMSLPVRLRPVAR, from the coding sequence ATGCCCGATGACCAGCCGCTCGTTCTCGACCCCACTGGTGCCGACCACCACGCCGAGGACCGGGCCCTGCGCGCCCGCGGGGCGGCCACGCCCGTGGACATCCTCGGGGTGACCGCGTGGTCCGTATCCGATCCCGGCCTCCTGAAGCACCTCCTGACCCGTGCGTGCGTCTCCAAGGACGCCCGAGCGCACTGGCCCGCCTTCGCCGACACCGCCCCCACCTGGCCGCTCGCTCTCTGGGTGACGGTCGACAACATGTTCACCGCCTACGGGAGCGACCACCGCCGCCTGCGCCGTCTGATCGCCCCGGCCTTCTCGGCCCGCCGGGTCGCCGCCCTGGCACCCGTCGTCGAGGACCTCGTCACCGGCATCCTCGACGACCTGGACGCCCTCCCGGCCGGTGAAGTCGTCGACCTGCGCGAGCACTTGGCCTACCCACTGCCGATCGCGGTCATCGGCCGGATGCTGGGCCTTTCCTCCACCCGGCTGAACGGGCTCCGTACCGTGGTGGACCGGGTGTTCGACACGACCCTCTCCGCTGACGAAGCCGCCGCGAACACGGCCACCCTCTACCAGCTCCTCGACGAGCTGATCGCCATGAAGCAGGCCTCGCCCGGCGACGACATGACCTCCCTCCTGATCGCCACCCGCGACGAGGAGGGCGACGGCAGTGCCCTCAGCCACGCCGAACTGCGCGGCACCCTCGTGCTGATGATCAGCGCGGGGTACGAGACGACCCTCAACCTCATCGACCAGGCCATCACCTCCCTGCTGACCGATCCGGCACAGCCGGCCCACGTCCGCGCCGGCCGGTGCGACTGGAACGACGTGGTCGAGGAAACACTGCGCCACGAGCCGGCCATCAAGCACCTGCCCATGCGCTACGCGCTCGAGGACATACCCCTGCCCGACGGACGGACGATCCGGGCCGGGGAGGCGATCCTCGCCTCCTACGCAGCCGCCAACCGCCACCCGGACTGGCACGGTCACGACGCCGACCTCTTCGACGCCACCCGGGCCACCAAGGACCACCTGGCTTTCGGACACGGCGTCCACTACTGTCTCGGCGCCCCTCTCGCCCGTCTCGAAGTCGCCACCGCCCTGCGCCTGCTGTTCACGCGCTTTCCCGACGCCCGGCTCGCGGTGCCCGCCACGGAACTGCGACCTCTGCCGACCCTGATCAGCAACGGCCACATGTCCTTGCCCGTTCGCCTGCGGCCGGTCGCCCGGTAA